The Lutra lutra chromosome 10, mLutLut1.2, whole genome shotgun sequence genome contains a region encoding:
- the HTATIP2 gene encoding oxidoreductase HTATIP2 isoform X2: protein MAETEALPKLREDFRMQNKSVFILGASGETGRVLLKEILEQSLFSKVTLIGRRKLTLDEDAYKNVNQEVVDFEKLDDYASAFQGHDVGFCCLGTTRKKAGAEGFVRVDRDYVLKSAELAKAGGCKHFNLLSSKGADKSSSFLYLQVKGEVEARVEELQFDRYSVFRPGVLLCDRQESRPGEWLVRKFFGSLPESWASGHSVPVTTVVRAMLNNAVNPSGKKKELLDNKAIHDLGRADSSLTP, encoded by the exons ATGGCCGAGACTGAGGCACTGCCGAAGCTTCGGGAAGACTTCAGGATGCAAAATAAATCTGTCTTTATTCTGGGCGCCAGCGGAGAAACCGGCAGAGTGCTCTTAAAAGAAATCTTGGAACAGAGCCTGTTTTCCAAAGTCACGCTCATTGGCCGGAGAAAGCTCACCTTAGATGAAGATGCTTATAAAAATGTG AATCAAGAAGTTGTGGACTTTGAGAAGTTGGATGACTACGCTTCTGCCTTTCAAGGTCATGATGTTGGATTTTGTTGCCTGGGTACTACCAGAAAAAAAGCCGGGGCG GAAGGATTTGTTCGTGTTGATCGAGATTATGTCCTCAAGTCTGCAGAGCTGGCAAAAGCTGGAGGGTGTAAACATTTTAACTTGCTGTCCTCTAAGGGAGCTGATAAGTCAAGCAGTTTTTTATATCTGCAAGTTAAG GGAGAAGTAGAAGCTAGGGTTGAAGAATTACAGTTTGATCGTTACTCTGTCTTTAGGCCTGG agTTCTGCTGTGCGATAGGCAAGAATCTCGCCCGGGGGAGTGGTTGGTTAGGAAATTCTTTGGCTCCTTACCAGAATCTTGGGCCAGTGGGCACTCTGTGCCAGTGACGACTGTGGTTAGGGCAATGCTGAACAACGCAGTGAACCCAAGTGGCAAGAAGAAGGAACTTCTGGATAATAAGGCCATCCATGACCTGGGGAGAGCCGATAGCTCTCTCACGCCATGA
- the HTATIP2 gene encoding oxidoreductase HTATIP2 isoform X1, whose product MGRGDKEPRGGGEAQTAGPAALSTVAAAAVILVAALLLLRREDGGSGPGSSMAETEALPKLREDFRMQNKSVFILGASGETGRVLLKEILEQSLFSKVTLIGRRKLTLDEDAYKNVNQEVVDFEKLDDYASAFQGHDVGFCCLGTTRKKAGAEGFVRVDRDYVLKSAELAKAGGCKHFNLLSSKGADKSSSFLYLQVKGEVEARVEELQFDRYSVFRPGVLLCDRQESRPGEWLVRKFFGSLPESWASGHSVPVTTVVRAMLNNAVNPSGKKKELLDNKAIHDLGRADSSLTP is encoded by the exons ATGGGGCGAGGGGACAAAGAACCGCGGGGAGGGGGTGAAGCCCAGACAGCCGGGCCCGCGGCGCTGAGCACGGTGGCGGCTGCGGCGGTGATACTGGTCGCCGCCCTGCTCCTGCTGCGGCGTGAGGACGGGGGGTCGGGGCCTGGCTCCAG CATGGCCGAGACTGAGGCACTGCCGAAGCTTCGGGAAGACTTCAGGATGCAAAATAAATCTGTCTTTATTCTGGGCGCCAGCGGAGAAACCGGCAGAGTGCTCTTAAAAGAAATCTTGGAACAGAGCCTGTTTTCCAAAGTCACGCTCATTGGCCGGAGAAAGCTCACCTTAGATGAAGATGCTTATAAAAATGTG AATCAAGAAGTTGTGGACTTTGAGAAGTTGGATGACTACGCTTCTGCCTTTCAAGGTCATGATGTTGGATTTTGTTGCCTGGGTACTACCAGAAAAAAAGCCGGGGCG GAAGGATTTGTTCGTGTTGATCGAGATTATGTCCTCAAGTCTGCAGAGCTGGCAAAAGCTGGAGGGTGTAAACATTTTAACTTGCTGTCCTCTAAGGGAGCTGATAAGTCAAGCAGTTTTTTATATCTGCAAGTTAAG GGAGAAGTAGAAGCTAGGGTTGAAGAATTACAGTTTGATCGTTACTCTGTCTTTAGGCCTGG agTTCTGCTGTGCGATAGGCAAGAATCTCGCCCGGGGGAGTGGTTGGTTAGGAAATTCTTTGGCTCCTTACCAGAATCTTGGGCCAGTGGGCACTCTGTGCCAGTGACGACTGTGGTTAGGGCAATGCTGAACAACGCAGTGAACCCAAGTGGCAAGAAGAAGGAACTTCTGGATAATAAGGCCATCCATGACCTGGGGAGAGCCGATAGCTCTCTCACGCCATGA